A single window of Bacteroidota bacterium DNA harbors:
- a CDS encoding DUF1295 domain-containing protein produces MSIQNILQICYIWMGIAILVHITMFFVTAPFGRHTTTKWGFSINNKLGWIIMEMPSLSIMIYFLIYGTYSLTNYSWILFLLWILHYTHRTLIYPFRIKSTPKKMPLLIVLNAILFNLMNAGLNGYFLAELSDGLYNEKWLCSLHFYFGLFLFIIGAYINLKSDSILIHLRKPGETGYKIPVGFLFKYISSPNLFGEIIEWIGFAIMAWNIPALTFAVWTYANLVPRAKNHHDWYKKHFEDYPDERKIVFPFIF; encoded by the coding sequence ATGTCAATACAAAACATACTTCAAATTTGCTATATATGGATGGGTATTGCAATTCTGGTACACATCACCATGTTTTTTGTAACGGCGCCCTTCGGAAGACACACCACTACCAAATGGGGATTTAGCATCAATAATAAATTAGGTTGGATTATTATGGAGATGCCATCACTTAGTATTATGATTTACTTTCTAATTTATGGTACTTACTCACTAACTAATTACAGTTGGATTTTATTTTTACTCTGGATTCTTCATTACACGCATCGCACGCTTATTTATCCTTTCCGGATTAAATCAACACCAAAAAAAATGCCACTACTGATTGTTTTAAATGCAATTCTATTTAACTTAATGAATGCGGGACTCAATGGTTATTTTTTAGCGGAACTTTCAGATGGGCTTTATAATGAAAAATGGTTATGCTCATTACATTTTTATTTTGGACTATTCTTATTTATTATTGGTGCGTACATTAATCTTAAATCAGATTCGATTTTAATACACTTAAGAAAACCGGGAGAAACAGGTTATAAAATTCCGGTCGGTTTTTTATTTAAATACATTTCTTCACCCAATCTATTTGGTGAAATAATTGAATGGATTGGCTTTGCCATCATGGCCTGGAATATACCCGCGCTAACATTTGCTGTTTGGACATACGCTAATTTAGTGCCGCGTGCAAAGAACCATCATGATTGGTACAAAAAGCATTTTGAAGATTACCCTGACGAAAGAAAAATTGTGTTCCCCTTTATATTTTAA
- a CDS encoding DUF3820 family protein: MNQAPDPTILLSLVKSQMPFGKHKGRLLCDLPVSYLEWFAREGFPQGKLGMQLQTIYEIKLNGLEDLLKPLKNK; the protein is encoded by the coding sequence ATGAATCAGGCACCCGACCCCACTATACTATTAAGTCTTGTAAAAAGCCAAATGCCATTTGGGAAACATAAAGGCAGACTGCTTTGTGATTTACCTGTAAGCTATTTAGAGTGGTTCGCACGCGAAGGATTTCCGCAGGGTAAACTAGGCATGCAATTACAAACTATCTACGAAATTAAACTAAACGGATTAGAAGATTTGCTTAAACCATTGAAGAATAAGTAA
- a CDS encoding PAS domain S-box protein, with translation MLMQESEIEKYLEGLKYVANDSYFRRLAETVPHILIVIDPDTYRIQYINKLEPGFTLESVIGREVYEFVWPEYAKLYRQKFEEAKRSHVTQVFESVGQSAQGKAWYRTYISILPGPNNSVASLMLLAENITNSKLKEIEIFEKGEKLKAIINNTNDIICSIDLNYNLTEFNSVFVQLVNRGYKMDPEIGMSVFSFVEPSSHQHLKNIYKRIEKGESHYEVQSFNTSIGLVYNETNYHPIFDANKNVTGISVFSKDITNRVKQETEIKRALKEKEVLLAEIHHRIKNNLAMVSSMLQLQEMNINNSEAREALSYSRKRIKSTALIHELLYKNESFQDISLMDYIKELFKHVSVNDNIQLELKGADVKMDIVRAMPLGLMLNEIMMNSFKHSFKNADDGKTTIVSKVSDQFLDLEYCDCKGEFPNHIDFKNSNTTGLTLIHTFAEQLNGSIELVSFAPPKYKISIPLNG, from the coding sequence ATGCTGATGCAAGAGAGTGAAATAGAGAAATACTTGGAAGGCCTTAAGTATGTGGCTAACGATAGTTATTTTCGCAGACTTGCCGAAACGGTGCCTCATATTTTAATTGTTATTGATCCGGATACTTACAGGATTCAATATATTAATAAGTTGGAGCCGGGTTTTACTTTGGAAAGTGTAATTGGTCGCGAGGTGTATGAATTTGTGTGGCCTGAATACGCCAAATTATATCGTCAAAAATTTGAGGAGGCAAAACGTTCTCATGTAACACAAGTATTTGAATCGGTAGGACAATCAGCGCAAGGTAAAGCCTGGTATCGCACCTATATTTCTATTTTACCGGGACCCAATAACTCTGTTGCCAGCTTAATGTTGCTCGCCGAAAACATTACCAATAGTAAGTTAAAGGAAATTGAAATATTTGAGAAGGGAGAAAAGCTTAAAGCTATTATTAATAATACAAACGATATTATTTGCTCCATCGACTTAAATTATAATCTAACAGAATTTAATAGTGTTTTTGTACAGTTGGTTAATCGTGGGTATAAAATGGATCCGGAAATTGGAATGAGTGTTTTCTCCTTCGTTGAACCGTCTTCACATCAACATTTAAAAAACATTTATAAACGAATTGAGAAGGGAGAGTCGCATTACGAGGTTCAGAGTTTTAATACTTCCATTGGTTTGGTGTATAATGAAACAAATTATCATCCAATATTCGATGCAAATAAAAATGTAACCGGAATTAGTGTATTTTCAAAAGATATAACGAATCGTGTAAAACAAGAAACGGAAATTAAGCGTGCTTTAAAAGAGAAAGAAGTTTTATTGGCAGAAATTCATCACCGCATAAAAAATAATTTGGCGATGGTATCAAGTATGCTACAGTTGCAAGAGATGAATATCAATAATTCAGAGGCACGTGAAGCTTTAAGTTATAGCCGTAAACGCATTAAATCAACAGCATTAATACATGAGTTGCTTTATAAGAATGAATCGTTTCAGGATATTAGCCTAATGGATTATATTAAAGAACTGTTTAAACACGTAAGTGTAAATGATAATATTCAACTTGAACTTAAGGGAGCGGATGTGAAAATGGATATTGTGCGCGCGATGCCGTTAGGTCTAATGCTTAATGAAATAATGATGAATTCATTCAAGCATTCTTTTAAAAATGCCGACGATGGTAAAACAACAATAGTTTCAAAAGTGAGTGATCAGTTTTTGGATTTGGAATATTGCGATTGCAAGGGTGAATTTCCGAATCACATCGATTTCAAAAACTCTAATACTACAGGACTTACTTTAATTCATACTTTTGCCGAGCAATTAAATGGCTCTATCGAATTGGTAAGTTTTGCGCCACCAAAATATAAAATCAGTATCCCACTTAATGGCTAG
- a CDS encoding response regulator produces MASIKKILLAEDELLIAKVLRMQLEKRGFEVHSVTSAPDAEFMANSWHPDLIILDVHLKNHTSGIEAGFNIRKSGVNCPIIFTTGNSYESTLKEIDDIKNVELLSKPVEFEYLMTFIHK; encoded by the coding sequence ATGGCTAGTATCAAGAAAATACTTTTGGCGGAAGATGAATTGCTGATTGCAAAAGTGTTAAGAATGCAATTGGAAAAACGCGGTTTTGAAGTACACAGTGTAACAAGTGCTCCGGATGCCGAGTTTATGGCAAACTCATGGCACCCCGATTTAATTATCTTGGATGTTCATTTAAAAAATCATACAAGTGGAATTGAAGCAGGGTTCAATATTCGAAAGTCAGGAGTTAATTGCCCAATTATTTTCACAACAGGTAATTCCTATGAAAGTACATTAAAGGAAATTGATGATATAAAAAATGTTGAATTACTCAGTAAGCCGGTCGAGTTTGAATACCTAATGACCTTTATTCATAAATAA
- a CDS encoding tetratricopeptide repeat protein, with translation MFRSLLLISLYLTTFLVRSQNVDSLWKVVNNAKNHDTIRLATLYDLAWVFVYENPDSTYAIAEMQRDLAQQAKNKKWEAKAYNAMGAALQIRSAYPKAVEHYQKGMKIFEQLGDKSNMAGALGNIGSIYIELQKFDVALDYQLKCLKLVQEMGNLEGVASSLNNTCVIYTNMKQFDKALLYGEQAVEMYEHLKDYHGQASGYLNIGSVYSDMNKYSEAILNLNKALKIAVANEITTLVTKCKLDLAAVYIKTEDWLKVIVLASQAEREAKEQEDLDSHLAAVKYLASAYNKKQNHKEAYKYGSLTMELTDSLNKMKNESEIARMEAQFYYEKKAEADSLRNAEQQSMKDALIFAKEAQIEKDRIQKIALYGGILLMLISGGVMYNRFRFIRKQKNIIEAKNKETEEQKIIIEEKQKEILSSISYAKRLQEAILPPRHEIAQHLPDSFILYKPKDIVAGDFYWMEALKGKVMIAAADCTGHGVPGAMVSVVCSNALNRAVNEFSISEPGKVLDKTRELVVETFERSETDVKDGMDISLCLFDLKNKSLQWAGANNPLWIVRKGEILQFKPDKQAIGKVDNPSDYTTHNIALETNDCVYIFTDGYADQFGGPSGKKFKYHQLVELMKSISVLPLQQQQAKLEEEFDNWKGPLEQVDDICVIGIKI, from the coding sequence ATGTTTCGGAGTCTACTTTTAATTTCACTTTATTTAACGACTTTTCTCGTTAGGTCGCAAAACGTTGATTCGTTATGGAAAGTAGTTAACAATGCAAAAAATCATGACACGATTCGTTTGGCTACTCTATACGATCTCGCTTGGGTATTTGTGTACGAAAATCCGGATTCAACTTACGCGATCGCAGAAATGCAAAGAGACCTTGCTCAACAAGCCAAAAATAAAAAGTGGGAGGCGAAGGCTTATAACGCCATGGGTGCTGCATTGCAAATTCGTTCGGCTTATCCAAAAGCTGTAGAGCATTATCAGAAGGGGATGAAGATTTTCGAGCAATTGGGCGATAAATCAAACATGGCCGGCGCATTGGGAAATATTGGAAGTATTTATATTGAATTGCAAAAATTCGACGTGGCGCTCGACTATCAATTAAAATGTTTGAAACTGGTACAGGAAATGGGTAATCTGGAAGGTGTGGCGAGTAGTTTAAATAACACCTGCGTAATTTATACCAATATGAAACAGTTTGATAAGGCTCTTTTGTATGGTGAGCAAGCGGTTGAGATGTATGAGCATTTAAAGGATTATCACGGACAAGCATCAGGTTATCTCAATATTGGAAGCGTGTATTCGGATATGAATAAATATTCGGAGGCAATTTTAAATTTGAATAAAGCATTGAAAATTGCGGTAGCAAATGAAATTACTACTCTGGTTACAAAGTGTAAATTAGATTTGGCCGCTGTTTATATTAAAACAGAAGACTGGTTAAAAGTTATTGTATTGGCTTCGCAAGCTGAGCGGGAGGCGAAAGAGCAAGAGGATTTAGATTCGCACCTAGCGGCGGTTAAATATTTGGCAAGCGCTTACAATAAAAAACAAAATCATAAAGAAGCTTACAAATACGGCTCATTAACGATGGAGTTAACCGACTCTTTGAATAAAATGAAGAATGAATCGGAAATTGCAAGAATGGAAGCTCAGTTTTATTATGAGAAAAAGGCGGAAGCAGATAGTTTAAGAAACGCGGAGCAACAAAGTATGAAGGACGCCTTGATTTTTGCTAAGGAAGCACAGATAGAAAAGGACAGAATTCAAAAAATAGCTTTGTACGGTGGAATTTTACTAATGCTCATTTCCGGCGGAGTGATGTATAATCGTTTCCGTTTTATTCGTAAGCAGAAAAATATTATTGAAGCAAAGAACAAAGAAACAGAAGAGCAAAAAATTATCATTGAAGAAAAGCAGAAGGAAATACTTTCTTCTATTTCCTATGCGAAACGATTACAGGAGGCTATTCTCCCTCCTCGCCACGAAATTGCACAGCATTTGCCGGATTCTTTCATTCTGTATAAACCAAAAGATATTGTGGCCGGTGATTTTTATTGGATGGAGGCGCTGAAAGGTAAAGTGATGATTGCTGCCGCGGATTGTACCGGACATGGAGTGCCGGGGGCGATGGTGAGTGTGGTTTGTTCGAATGCCTTAAATCGTGCAGTAAATGAGTTTAGTATTTCTGAACCGGGTAAGGTTTTAGACAAAACACGTGAATTGGTGGTGGAAACTTTTGAACGTAGTGAAACGGATGTAAAAGATGGAATGGATATTAGTTTGTGTTTATTCGATTTAAAGAATAAATCCTTGCAATGGGCTGGTGCTAATAATCCGCTTTGGATTGTGCGTAAAGGCGAAATTTTACAGTTTAAACCCGATAAGCAAGCTATCGGTAAAGTGGATAATCCGTCGGACTATACAACACATAATATTGCTTTAGAAACAAATGATTGCGTGTACATTTTCACTGATGGCTACGCCGATCAGTTTGGTGGCCCGAGCGGTAAAAAATTTAAGTACCACCAATTAGTCGAGTTAATGAAAAGCATTTCAGTTTTACCTTTACAACAACAGCAAGCAAAGTTGGAAGAAGAGTTTGATAATTGGAAAGGACCTCTTGAGCAAGTAGATGATATTTGTGTAATTGGTATTAAAATATAA